A genomic region of Pseudodesulfovibrio sp. S3 contains the following coding sequences:
- a CDS encoding PAS domain S-box protein yields the protein MEQVIKHLSENEEWFKRRIQEYLVRLECGDDFEKSWSIFFSALTAATKRPDSDLEKGKLHALLLSIKMPVLLLDKNLTVEFMNPAAVELLGTTGIDEWGSGLHTPVPIDELAPWLVETLREESRNGTVQAACKLDVVATLPGGERHFNVSMSLLSDHSDKQDGFAVILDDITYRVEGERQLASERNRAAHYLDVVGTIVFALDISGAIVMLNRTGCQILGYEEHEVLGRDWVETLVPEEQQDEVRDYMYLAFSGQLDAEDERSHYLTTKDGFHRLIRWHNKLLTNESGMATGLLGSGVDITEQQAIEDALAEKELWLRNTFVALGEAVLILTPDKKILDANPAAEAMFQMANEELDGMPVSELHVDSLHYDDFLLKSEAAFATGEKALFELPLKRSNGNIFPADHSVSLITGDDGAALGLVNVIRDISDRKKAEAELKRSEEKFRRIFETIEEGYIVADLDGTILMVNPATCRLLQYEESELVGQDLENLYMNLEDRVGLRRGVMELGTIRGQQMTARRKDGSTIIIEANAHLVRDYDGVPVAMEGTFRDITQRIEADKVIREREKQYRAFFENNHAIMLLTDPKSEQIIDANPAASEFYGYPIEVMRTMNLSQINALDQGEVFKEMLLSREEGRSYFIVRHVLQNGEYRDVEVYSGPIMVQGVQRLYSVIHDVTKRIELEHKMKHLATTDALTGVNNRHQFFSLATKELQRIKRYANPLTVLMLDIDYFKSINDTHGHHAGDIVLKMLAAAAVAILRDTDIFGRLGGEEFAAILPETGLRVGYEVAERLRGEFEKLEVLVGRAKITFTVSIGVTQVRSQDKSIEEVLNRADEALYKAKRMGRNQVVRG from the coding sequence ATGGAACAAGTAATCAAACATCTTTCCGAAAACGAAGAGTGGTTCAAGCGGCGCATTCAGGAGTATCTTGTACGCCTTGAGTGCGGCGATGATTTTGAAAAATCGTGGTCGATTTTTTTTTCGGCGCTCACAGCTGCGACCAAAAGGCCGGATTCGGATTTGGAAAAAGGCAAGCTTCATGCTCTGCTGTTGAGTATCAAGATGCCGGTCCTGCTTTTGGACAAGAATCTCACTGTGGAGTTCATGAATCCGGCGGCGGTCGAGCTGCTGGGCACCACGGGGATCGATGAGTGGGGTAGTGGCCTTCATACGCCTGTGCCGATTGACGAACTGGCTCCCTGGTTGGTGGAGACATTGCGGGAGGAGTCTCGCAACGGCACTGTGCAGGCCGCTTGCAAGCTCGATGTTGTGGCGACACTCCCGGGCGGCGAACGGCATTTCAATGTCTCGATGTCCCTGTTGTCCGATCATTCCGACAAGCAGGACGGTTTTGCCGTCATTCTGGATGATATAACCTACCGGGTGGAGGGCGAGCGCCAGCTTGCCAGTGAGCGCAATCGGGCGGCGCACTATCTGGACGTGGTCGGAACCATCGTATTTGCCCTGGATATTTCCGGCGCCATAGTCATGCTCAACAGGACCGGCTGTCAAATCCTCGGGTATGAAGAACATGAGGTGCTCGGCAGGGACTGGGTGGAAACCCTGGTGCCCGAGGAGCAGCAGGACGAGGTTCGCGATTACATGTACCTTGCGTTCTCCGGTCAGCTGGATGCCGAGGATGAACGTTCCCACTACCTCACGACCAAGGACGGTTTTCATCGCCTGATCCGGTGGCATAACAAGCTGCTGACCAACGAGAGCGGTATGGCGACGGGGCTTCTGGGTTCGGGGGTCGATATAACCGAACAGCAGGCCATTGAAGACGCCCTGGCCGAGAAGGAACTTTGGCTTCGCAACACGTTTGTGGCCCTTGGTGAAGCCGTACTTATCCTGACCCCGGACAAGAAGATTCTCGATGCGAATCCGGCCGCTGAAGCCATGTTCCAGATGGCCAACGAGGAACTTGACGGGATGCCCGTGAGTGAACTGCACGTCGATTCGCTGCACTATGATGACTTCCTGCTCAAGTCCGAAGCGGCCTTTGCGACCGGGGAAAAGGCACTTTTCGAGCTGCCGCTCAAGCGCAGCAACGGGAATATCTTCCCGGCAGACCATTCGGTTTCGCTCATCACCGGCGATGACGGCGCCGCACTCGGCCTGGTCAACGTCATTCGCGATATTTCCGACCGAAAGAAGGCCGAGGCCGAACTCAAGCGGAGCGAGGAAAAATTCCGGCGCATCTTCGAGACCATTGAGGAAGGGTACATCGTGGCCGATCTCGACGGGACGATCCTCATGGTCAACCCGGCCACCTGCCGACTGCTTCAATATGAGGAGTCGGAGCTGGTGGGACAGGATCTCGAAAATCTGTATATGAACCTGGAGGATCGGGTCGGTTTGCGGCGTGGCGTGATGGAACTGGGCACCATACGCGGACAGCAGATGACGGCCAGACGCAAGGACGGCTCCACTATCATAATCGAAGCCAATGCACATTTGGTCAGGGACTATGATGGCGTTCCCGTGGCCATGGAAGGGACCTTCCGGGATATCACCCAGCGGATCGAGGCGGACAAGGTCATTCGTGAACGGGAAAAGCAGTACCGCGCCTTTTTCGAGAACAACCACGCCATCATGCTCCTTACGGATCCCAAGTCGGAGCAGATCATTGATGCCAATCCGGCGGCCAGCGAATTCTACGGTTACCCCATCGAAGTCATGCGGACCATGAATTTGAGCCAGATCAATGCCCTGGATCAGGGCGAGGTGTTCAAGGAGATGCTCCTTTCCAGGGAGGAGGGGCGGTCCTATTTCATCGTCCGGCATGTCCTCCAAAACGGGGAGTACCGGGATGTTGAGGTCTATTCCGGGCCGATCATGGTCCAGGGCGTCCAACGTCTCTATTCGGTGATTCACGACGTGACCAAGCGTATTGAGCTTGAGCATAAAATGAAGCACCTGGCCACTACCGATGCCCTGACGGGGGTGAACAACCGGCACCAGTTCTTTTCTCTGGCCACCAAGGAGTTGCAACGTATCAAGCGGTATGCAAATCCGCTTACGGTGCTCATGCTCGACATCGACTATTTCAAATCCATTAACGACACTCATGGCCATCATGCAGGGGATATTGTCCTCAAGATGCTGGCGGCCGCAGCGGTTGCCATCCTGCGCGATACGGATATCTTCGGCCGTCTGGGTGGCGAGGAATTTGCTGCAATTCTGCCCGAGACAGGCTTACGGGTCGGCTATGAAGTCGCCGAGCGGCTCCGTGGTGAGTTTGAGAAGCTCGAAGTCCTGGTGGGGAGGGCAAAGATAACCTTCACGGTTTCAATCGGCGTGACCCAGGTGCGCAGTCAGGACAAAAGCATCGAGGAAGTTCTCAACCGTGCGGACGAGGCGCTCTACAAGGCCAAGCGCATGGGGCGCAACCAGGTGGTGCGGGGTTGA
- a CDS encoding RsbRD N-terminal domain-containing protein, translating into MKFESTLAERKAELSKKWADLVLQTYPKETQKVWTRQKDRFQNPVGAAIFEATRDLFDQLIDWQDAGEIAVSLDKLIRIRAVQDFTPSQAISFVFLLKKLLRDEFFKSMKADGTLEDLLRFEARVDNLAMMSFDIYTKSREQVFRFRVDEVKRAQSSLLRKAGMVADVTVEKSID; encoded by the coding sequence ATGAAATTTGAATCCACACTGGCCGAACGGAAAGCCGAACTGTCGAAAAAATGGGCGGATCTGGTTTTGCAGACCTACCCCAAGGAAACCCAGAAGGTCTGGACCCGACAGAAGGATCGTTTTCAAAATCCCGTGGGAGCAGCCATTTTCGAGGCGACCCGGGATTTGTTCGACCAATTGATCGACTGGCAGGATGCGGGTGAAATCGCGGTAAGCCTCGACAAGCTCATACGCATCCGGGCTGTGCAGGATTTTACCCCTTCGCAGGCCATCAGTTTCGTCTTTCTCCTGAAGAAGCTTCTTCGCGACGAGTTCTTCAAGAGCATGAAAGCGGACGGAACCCTTGAGGATCTGTTGAGGTTCGAAGCCAGGGTGGACAATCTGGCCATGATGTCTTTCGACATCTATACGAAAAGTCGCGAACAAGTATTCCGGTTCCGCGTGGATGAAGTGAAGCGCGCCCAGAGCAGTCTGCTCAGGAAGGCCGGAATGGTAGCGGACGTTACGGTCGAGAAATCGATCGATTAG